A portion of the Luxibacter massiliensis genome contains these proteins:
- a CDS encoding DeoR/GlpR family DNA-binding transcription regulator, whose amino-acid sequence MITKEQRHKRILEILAEKVSLSPKQLAELVSVSEMTIRRDIKELSSRHLIETFYGKVALSSNIDNNVPQHKSLDIYHTEQEQHFQEKLQIAQYASQLIDAQDVICIDNGTTCCHIPDFFSRDTSCLIYSYSARTQARIIQLKNENIQLFALGGYYHSQLQMYEYPEIIDIIKKLHINKMFLGTVGVSLDGSLSCVQPYEVPIRKALMEQSDQVILLADSSKIGKSWYDRYGSTKDLSMFITDSGITAEQRSSLEKLGVNLVVV is encoded by the coding sequence TTGATTACAAAAGAACAGCGTCACAAAAGAATACTTGAAATACTTGCAGAAAAAGTTTCTCTATCGCCAAAACAATTGGCCGAATTGGTATCTGTATCAGAAATGACTATAAGACGTGATATAAAAGAACTGTCCAGTCGGCACCTAATCGAGACTTTTTATGGAAAAGTCGCACTAAGTTCTAACATTGATAACAATGTGCCTCAGCATAAAAGCCTGGACATATATCACACAGAGCAGGAACAACATTTCCAGGAGAAATTGCAGATTGCCCAATATGCAAGCCAGCTGATTGATGCCCAGGACGTGATCTGTATCGATAATGGAACAACCTGCTGCCACATTCCAGATTTTTTCAGCCGAGATACCAGTTGCCTGATTTATTCATATTCAGCCAGGACACAGGCCCGGATTATTCAGCTAAAAAATGAGAATATACAACTATTTGCTCTTGGGGGATACTATCACAGCCAGCTCCAAATGTATGAATATCCAGAAATCATAGATATAATCAAAAAATTGCATATAAATAAAATGTTTCTTGGCACAGTGGGAGTGAGTCTGGACGGGAGCCTGTCCTGCGTACAACCCTATGAAGTTCCAATCAGAAAGGCATTAATGGAGCAAAGCGATCAGGTGATACTGCTGGCTGATTCATCTAAAATAGGAAAATCGTGGTATGACCGGTACGGCAGTACAAAAGATTTGTCTATGTTTATAACAGATTCGGGGATCACTGCAGAACAAAGAAGTTCTCTTGAAAAATTAGGGGTGAATCTGGTCGTGGTATAA